A DNA window from Fragaria vesca subsp. vesca linkage group LG3, FraVesHawaii_1.0, whole genome shotgun sequence contains the following coding sequences:
- the LOC101293862 gene encoding uncharacterized protein LOC101293862, which translates to MTEFFIHKKDLDLDDPRRWLRPTDPEDQVFWDKGLVSVSGLEHLAALKKKGVKIQIPLKLSSVQEQNQSIWYRPSLPFKRKAKPLGYYPSCTMVGDTGYCHAQPSSHSAIRSCNSCGITHSRRHCPLNPDQGDPETAPK; encoded by the exons ATGACCGAATTCTTCATACACAAGAAGGATTTGGATCTGGATGATCCCCGACGGTGGTTGAGGCCGACAGACCCCGAAGACCAAGTATTCTGGGACAAAGGTCTTGTCTCCGTTTCAG GTTTGGAACATCTTGCGGCCTTAAAAAAGAAAGGGGTCAAGATACAAATACCATTGAAGCTGTCTTCTGTGCAAGAACAAAATCAAAGCATCTGGTACCGGCCTAGTCTTCCTTTTAAGAGAAAAGCAAAACCACTTGGTTATTATCCTTCTTGCACAATGGTTGGTGATACTGGTTACTGTCATGCACAGCCTTCTTCTCATTCGGCCATTAGGTCTTGCAACAGTTGTGGTATCACCCACTCGCGTCGACATTGTCCCCTTAACCCTGATCAGGGTGATCCAGAGACAGCGCCAAAATAA
- the LOC101301476 gene encoding cytochrome P450 71A25-like, producing the protein MAELINNETLSLILVAIFFILLYRWSSTSTTTSPPPSPPKLPIIGNLHQLGSPLVSPTSLTSSLVSSPWPSHAPPLRKRPLVVSSAEAAQAIVKTHDLAFSSRPKSTVLGKLLYNANDVATAPYGEYWRQMKSICVLNLLNKKRVRSFRDVREDETKAMIHQIRDSKGVVNLRDLLMTLTNNVVSRVALGKSYYSDGVFKELSNEHTELLGSLYVGDYIPWLGWLDRVTGLDAKLDRVAKWFDDFLDVVIQEHMDSTVQKAEDEKDFVDVLLEIQQQNSLGFRIDRISIKGVILDMFLAGTDTTATLAEWTMAEIIKHPKVMSKLQTEIRAVNKGKEDILTEDVVIDMHYLKAVIKETLSLHPPLPLLLPRQTTQDVNLNGYNIKADTQVILNAWQIGRDPKSYSYKPHDFEPERFLNPNSTGTNYIGNDFELIPFGAGRRRCPGIQFSTAVNEITLANLLHKFDWTLPGGVRSEDLDITETFGSTVHKKQPLKAFATPYSSAYSLRIRIY; encoded by the exons ATGGCGGAGCTGATCAACAATGAAACCCTATCACTAATACTTGTTGCCATTTTCTTCATTCTCCTATACAGGTGGTCTTCCACTTCCACTACTACAAGCCCACCACCTTCTCCACCGAAACTCCCTATCATCGGTAACCTTCACCAACTAGGCTCACCGTTGGTCTCACCTACATCTCTCACTTCAAGCCTTGTCTCAAGTCCATGGCCCTCTCATGCTCCTCCACTTCGGAAGCGTCCCCTCGTCGTCTCCTCCGCCGAGGCTGCTCAGGCAATCGTGAAAACGCATGACCTCGCGTTCTCCAGCAGGCCCAAGTCCACCGTCCTCGGAAAGCTTCTCTACAACGCAAACGATGTGGCCACGGCGCCTTACGGTGAGTACTGGAGGCAGATGAAGAGCATCTGCGTGTTGAATCTCTTGAACAAGAAAAGGGTTCGGTCATTCCGCGACGTTAGGGAAGACGAAACCAAAGCCATGATCCATCAGATAAGGGATTCAAAAGGAGTAGTGAATTTGAGGGACTTGCTTATGACGCTAACAAACAATGTGGTCTCGAGAGTGGCTCTAGGGAAGAGTTACTACAGCGATGGGGTTTTTAAAGAGCTTTCGAATGAGCATACGGAGTTACTTGGAAGTCTATATGTTGGCGACTACATTCCATGGCTTGGTTGGTTGGACCGTGTCACTGGTTTGGACGCGAAACTAGACAGAGTGGCTAAATGGTTTGATGATTTCTTGGATGTAGTTATTCAAGAGCATATGGATAGTACCGTTCAGAAGGCGGAGGACGAAAAGGATTTTGTGGACGTTTTACTAGAGATTCAGCAGCAAAACTCTCTAGGTTTTCGTATTGACAGAATTAGCATAAAGGGTGTCATCTTG GATATGTTTCTTGCTGGAACTGATACCACAGCTACACTCGCAGAATGGACCATGGCTGAGATCATAAAGCACCCAAAGGTCATGAGCAAATTGCAGACTGAAATTAGGGCTGTCAACAAAGGTAAAGAAGACATATTAACAGAGGATGTTGTGATCGATATGCACTACCTAAAGGCAGTGATCAAGGAGACTCTTAGCTTACATCCTCCACTTCCCCTACTATTGCCTAGGCAGACGACCCAAGATGTTAACTTAAATGGTTACAACATTAAAGCCGACACACAAGTCATATTAAATGCTTGGCAAATCGGTAGAGATCCAAAGTCGTACAGTTACAAACCGCACGATTTTGAGCCAGAAAGATTCTTGAATCCTAATAGTACTGGTACAAATTATATAGGAAATGACTTTGAGTTGATTCCGTTCGGCGCAGGCAGGAGGAGGTGTCCGGGGATTCAGTTTTCTACAGCTGTTAATGAGATCACTCTAGCAAATTTACTGCACAAGTTTGATTGGACATTGCCTGGTGGAGTAAGAAGCGAGGATCTAGACATTACTGAAACATTTGGTTCAACAGTTCACAAAAAACAGCCGCTTAAAGCCTTTGCCACACCATATTCATCAGCTTACTCACTTCGGATTCGAATATATTGA